The Vitis vinifera cultivar Pinot Noir 40024 chromosome 12, ASM3070453v1 genome has a segment encoding these proteins:
- the LOC100261371 gene encoding putative MO25-like protein At5g47540 isoform X2, which produces MKGLFKSKPRTPAELVRYMRELLIFIDRGAQTREQKREKQREEKVSELNKCILEIRTILYGIDGAEPVLEACTQLTLEFLKEDTIRLLIVCLPKLDLGARQNATRVITNLSRQRVNSRLIAAEYLENNIDVINILIPGYEDSEIALSYGAILREYIRYQSVARYVLESAQMKKFFDYVQNPTFEIASDAAATFKELLTRHKSTVAEFLSKNFDWFFREYNSQLLQSPNYITRRHAVKLLGDMLLDRSNSAVMIRYVSSLDNMRILMNLLRESNKAIQLESFHVFKPPEIVSILVTNRSKLLRFFGDFNIDKEDDQFEADKAQVIREITNLNPRADDGVQ; this is translated from the exons ATGAAAGGGCTTTTCAAGTCGAAGCCGCGCACGCCAGCCGAGCTCGTCCGCTACATGCGTGAGCTTCTAATCTTTATTGATCGCGGCGCCCAAACCCGGGAACAGAAGCGGGAAAAACAGCGGGAAGAAAAG GTGTCTGAACTCAATAAATGCATCCTGGAGATAAGGACAATTCTTTATGGCATTGATGGAGCAGAGCCAGTTTTGGAAGCTTGTACACAATTGACCCTGGAGTTCTTGAAAGAGGATACAATCCGCCTTCTGATTGTTTGTCTTCCAAAACTGGACTTAGGG GCACGTCAAAATGCCACTCGTGTGATTACAAATTTGAGCAGGCAACGGGTTAATTCACGGTTGATTGCTGCTGAGTACTTGGAAAATAACATAGATGTAATAAATATACTGATACCTGG TTATGAAGACAGTGAGATTGCTTTATCTTACGGTGCAATTTTGAGGGAGTACATACGTTATCAGAGTGTTGCAAG GTATGTGTTGGAATCAGCACAGATGAAGAAGTTTTTTGATTATGTACAAAACCCAACTTTTGAAATTGCATCAGATGCCGCAGCAACTTTTAAG GAGCTTTTGACCAGGCATAAATCTACTGTTGCTGAATTTCTTTCCAAAAACTTTGACTGG TTTTTTCGAGAGTACAACTCACAGTTGCTGCAGTCTCCCAATTATATTACCAGGCGACATGCCGTCAAG CTGTTGGGAGATATGTTACTAGATCGTTCAAATTCTGCTGTGATGATCCGCTATGTGAGCTCACTGGATAACATGAGGATCCTGATGAATCTTCTAaga GAGTCAAACAAGGCAATCCAGTTGGAATCATTTCATGTGTTCAAG CCTCCTGAAATCGTCAGCATACTTGTCACAAATAGAAGCAAACTCCTACGATTCTTTGGCGACTTCAACATTGATAAAG AGGATGACCAATTTGAAGCAGACAAAGCTCAAGTCATCAGAGAGATCACTAATCTGAATCCACGGGCTGATGATGGTGTGCAGTAG
- the LOC100261371 gene encoding putative MO25-like protein At5g47540 isoform X1 gives MKGLFKSKPRTPAELVRYMRELLIFIDRGAQTREQKREKQREEKVSELNKCILEIRTILYGIDGAEPVLEACTQLTLEFLKEDTIRLLIVCLPKLDLGARQNATRVITNLSRQRVNSRLIAAEYLENNIDVINILIPGYEDSEIALSYGAILREYIRYQSVARYVLESAQMKKFFDYVQNPTFEIASDAAATFKELLTRHKSTVAEFLSKNFDWFFREYNSQLLQSPNYITRRHAVKLLGDMLLDRSNSAVMIRYVSSLDNMRILMNLLRESNKAIQLESFHVFKLFVANQNKPPEIVSILVTNRSKLLRFFGDFNIDKEDDQFEADKAQVIREITNLNPRADDGVQ, from the exons ATGAAAGGGCTTTTCAAGTCGAAGCCGCGCACGCCAGCCGAGCTCGTCCGCTACATGCGTGAGCTTCTAATCTTTATTGATCGCGGCGCCCAAACCCGGGAACAGAAGCGGGAAAAACAGCGGGAAGAAAAG GTGTCTGAACTCAATAAATGCATCCTGGAGATAAGGACAATTCTTTATGGCATTGATGGAGCAGAGCCAGTTTTGGAAGCTTGTACACAATTGACCCTGGAGTTCTTGAAAGAGGATACAATCCGCCTTCTGATTGTTTGTCTTCCAAAACTGGACTTAGGG GCACGTCAAAATGCCACTCGTGTGATTACAAATTTGAGCAGGCAACGGGTTAATTCACGGTTGATTGCTGCTGAGTACTTGGAAAATAACATAGATGTAATAAATATACTGATACCTGG TTATGAAGACAGTGAGATTGCTTTATCTTACGGTGCAATTTTGAGGGAGTACATACGTTATCAGAGTGTTGCAAG GTATGTGTTGGAATCAGCACAGATGAAGAAGTTTTTTGATTATGTACAAAACCCAACTTTTGAAATTGCATCAGATGCCGCAGCAACTTTTAAG GAGCTTTTGACCAGGCATAAATCTACTGTTGCTGAATTTCTTTCCAAAAACTTTGACTGG TTTTTTCGAGAGTACAACTCACAGTTGCTGCAGTCTCCCAATTATATTACCAGGCGACATGCCGTCAAG CTGTTGGGAGATATGTTACTAGATCGTTCAAATTCTGCTGTGATGATCCGCTATGTGAGCTCACTGGATAACATGAGGATCCTGATGAATCTTCTAaga GAGTCAAACAAGGCAATCCAGTTGGAATCATTTCATGTGTTCAAG CTATTTGTTGCAAATCAAAATAAGCCTCCTGAAATCGTCAGCATACTTGTCACAAATAGAAGCAAACTCCTACGATTCTTTGGCGACTTCAACATTGATAAAG AGGATGACCAATTTGAAGCAGACAAAGCTCAAGTCATCAGAGAGATCACTAATCTGAATCCACGGGCTGATGATGGTGTGCAGTAG
- the LOC100258038 gene encoding cytochrome b561 and DOMON domain-containing protein At5g35735 has translation MDGSLRILLVSCALVSMLVSSSAQTCGSYTFSNNNLYTSCTDLSELGSFIHWTRHTNGTLEIAYRQPDFSSTNWIAWAINLNSTGMVGAQSLVAYVNSSAPYAYTSPVSSYSTTLAPGSLSFSVPKIEAENSNGEMIIYATLELSSSLTTVNQVWQEGPLSGGTPGTHSTTGEHVQSMGTLDLLSGQTSTGGSATSSRVRRRNIHGVLNVVSWGTLMPLGAMIARYMKVFQAADPAWFYLHVACQSSGYIVGVAGWATGIKLGSDSSTVQYDTHRNVGITLFCLGTLQLFALLLRPNKDHKYRLYWNIYHHAIGYCIIILSIFNIFEGFDILDPEEKWKRAYIGILIFLGFFAIMLEAATWYIVIKRKRESSEKYPQNGNGVNGVNGHGARTVV, from the exons ATGGATGGGTCTTTGAGAATTTTGTTGGTTTCATGTGCTTTGGTTTCTATGTTGGTATCATCTTCTGCTCAGACATGTGGGAGCTACACCTTCTCCAACAATAACCTCTATACCTCTTGCACTGACCTCTCCGAATTGGGTTCTTTCATCCACTGGACTCGCCACACAAATGGAACTTTGGAAATTGCATACAGGCAGCCTGACTTTTCGTCGACAAATTGGATTGCTTGGGCCATCAACCTGAATAGTACAGGTATGGTGGGGGCACAGTCTCTTGTGGCATATGTGAACTCCAGTGCCCCCTATGCATACACCTCTCCGGTGTCTAGTTATAGCACTACGTTGGCGCCTGGTTCTTTGAGCTTTTCAGTACCAAAGATCGAAGCAGAGAACAGCAACGGTGAGATGATCATATATGCCACTTTGGAGCTCTCCTCCAGCCTTACAACCGTGAACCAGGTCTGGCAAGAAGGTCCTTTGAGTGGAGGCACTCCTGGTACACATTCCACCACTGGCGAACATGTTCAGTCTATGGGCACTTTGGATCTTCTTTCAGGACAAACTAGCACAGGAGGGTCAGCCACATCTTCAAGAGTGAGGAGGAGAAAT ATTCATGGTGTGTTGAACGTTGTCAGTTGGGGCACCTTGATGCCTCTGGGTGCCATGATTGCAAGATACATGAAGGTTTTCCAGGCTGCAGACCCGGCATGGTTCTACCTACATGTTGCTTGCCAGTCCTCAGGATACATAGTTGGTGTGGCTGGATGGGCAACCGGTATAAAACTTGGCAGTGATTCTTCTACTGTTCAGTATGACACCCATAGGAACGTTGGCATCACCCTTTTCTGCCTTGGAACCCTTCAG TTATTTGCTCTGCTCCTGAGGCCAAACAAGGATCACAAGTACAGACTCTACTGGAACATCTACCACCATGCCATCGGATATTGCATCATTATCCTGAGCATCTTCAACATCTTTGAGGGCTTTGACATCTTGGATCCTGAGGAGAAATGGAAGAGAGCATACATCGGCATTCTCATATTCTTGGGATTCTTTGCAATTATGCTGGAAGCTGCTACATGGTACATAGTCATCAAGAGGAAAAGGGAGAGCTCCGAGAAGTATCCACAAAATGGCAATGGAGTGAATGGGGTTAATGGACATGGTGCCAGGACAGTGGTGTAG
- the LOC100263177 gene encoding cytochrome b561 and DOMON domain-containing protein At5g47530, whose protein sequence is MATTSKTILLFCILISLFLISSAQSCSNYTFSGTKIFKSCKDLPYLQAHLHWNYIASTRKVDIAYRATPTSPGWIAWAINPTGTGMVGSEALVAFLNPNGSMTAYTTQINSYNPSMQPRALSFEVSNIRAEYSTNEMIIFAIVGPLKNGTTVNHVWQDGNSVSDNIPQMHSTSGPNIQSMEKLDFLSR, encoded by the coding sequence ATGGCTACAACATCAAAAACCATCTTGCTATTTTGCATTCTTATTTCCCTGTTCCTTATCTCCTCTGCTCAAAGCTGCTCAAACTACACCTTTTCAGGGACCAAAATCTTCAAGTCATGCAAAGATCTTCCATATCTGCAGGCCCATCTCCACTGGAACTACATTGCATCCACCAGAAAAGTTGACATTGCATACAGGGCAACTCCAACTTCTCCAGGATGGATTGCATGGGCGATCAACCCAACTGGAACAGGCATGGTTGGCTCAGAGGCTCTTGTTGCTTTTCTCAACCCTAATGGAAGCATGACTGCTTACACCACACAGATAAACAGTTACAACCCTTCAATGCAACCAAGAGCTCTCAGCTTTGAGGTCTCTAACATCAGAGCAGAATATTCAACCAATGAGATGATTATCTTTGCCATTGTCGGCCCACTGAAGAATGGAACTACTGTTAACCATGTCTGGCAAGATGGAAATTCAGTTTCAGACAATATCCCTCAGATGCATTCAACATCCGGGCCAAATATTCAATCAATGGAAAAACTGGATTTTCTGTCACGATAG